From a single Planctellipticum variicoloris genomic region:
- the lpxK gene encoding tetraacyldisaccharide 4'-kinase, with product MDETRLLEILSGERRGLSAALSRWLLAGLSVPYGAAVSARNLAYDRGWLASQRAAVPVISVGNLTTGGTGKTPFTAFLARELQSRGLRPGLLSRGYRSLDGAENDEKRVLDRLCPGVPQVQNPDRVAGAERAIREFGCEVLILDDGLQHRRLQRDVEIVLIDALRPWGFGRLLPRGLLREPMSGLRRADLIVITRADQASAARVAELRREIAEIAPVPVADIAFEPGMLIDSEGCETPLSSLAGRVCQGFCGIGNPEGFAATLRSAGISAELEVFPDHHHYTAADFERLRRKAEAIGAAALVTTLKDLVKLPGDSLDGPSVLAVDQRVRVLHGANEIARLMDRFGSDRARAA from the coding sequence CTGGAGATCCTGTCGGGAGAGCGACGCGGCCTGTCCGCGGCGCTCTCCCGTTGGCTTTTGGCCGGTCTGTCGGTTCCTTATGGAGCGGCGGTTTCGGCCAGGAATCTCGCGTATGACCGGGGCTGGCTGGCGTCGCAGCGTGCGGCGGTTCCCGTCATCAGCGTCGGGAACCTCACGACCGGGGGGACTGGCAAGACCCCCTTCACGGCGTTTCTTGCCCGCGAACTGCAGTCCCGGGGGCTGCGGCCAGGGCTGCTGAGCCGGGGCTATCGTTCGCTCGACGGCGCGGAGAACGACGAAAAGCGGGTGCTGGACCGGCTCTGCCCTGGCGTGCCGCAAGTGCAGAATCCGGATCGAGTGGCCGGTGCGGAGCGGGCGATTCGCGAGTTCGGCTGCGAAGTGCTGATTCTCGATGACGGGCTGCAGCATCGGCGGCTGCAGCGGGACGTGGAGATCGTGCTGATCGATGCGCTGCGCCCGTGGGGCTTCGGACGACTCCTGCCCCGCGGGCTGTTGCGGGAACCGATGTCGGGTCTGCGACGGGCCGATCTGATCGTCATCACGCGGGCCGATCAGGCATCAGCCGCGCGGGTGGCCGAGCTGCGCCGGGAGATCGCCGAGATCGCTCCGGTTCCGGTTGCGGACATCGCTTTTGAGCCGGGCATGCTGATTGACAGCGAGGGCTGCGAGACGCCCCTCTCGTCGCTGGCGGGGCGTGTCTGCCAGGGGTTCTGCGGAATCGGCAATCCCGAGGGCTTTGCGGCGACGTTGCGGTCGGCGGGGATCTCTGCCGAGCTGGAAGTCTTTCCCGACCATCACCATTATACGGCGGCGGACTTCGAACGACTGCGGCGGAAGGCCGAAGCCATCGGGGCCGCGGCGCTGGTCACGACGCTGAAAGACCTGGTGAAGCTGCCGGGCGATTCTCTCGACGGCCCGTCGGTGCTGGCGGTCGATCAGCGGGTGCGCGTGTTGCACGGCGCGAATGAAATCGCGCGGCTGATGGATCGCTTCGGAAGCGACCGGGCGCGGGCGGCCTGA